The Acetomicrobium flavidum genome window below encodes:
- a CDS encoding hydrogenase, giving the protein MTIGTVYTGFGFWNVYAWMMFFALGALIVLYIRSTGRSDYEKGTYQDEVFYGGNPVPQNGQDLAVPASSSYWGFTKAIASFYNLLVGVHTGILSDYMGLLIATAAVISILILL; this is encoded by the coding sequence ATGACGATTGGGACCGTATACACGGGTTTCGGGTTTTGGAACGTATATGCCTGGATGATGTTTTTTGCCCTTGGGGCATTAATAGTTCTATACATTCGCTCGACGGGCAGAAGCGACTACGAGAAGGGCACATACCAGGACGAGGTATTTTACGGTGGCAACCCTGTTCCGCAAAATGGGCAAGATTTGGCCGTTCCAGCCAGCTCTTCCTATTGGGGATTTACTAAGGCCATCGCCTCCTTTTATAACCTGCTCGTGGGCGTTCACACAGGAATTCTTTCGGACTACATGGGGCTTTTGATCGCTACGGCAGCCGTCATTTCGATATTAATTTTGTTATAG
- a CDS encoding NADH-quinone oxidoreductase subunit B family protein, which translates to MFKVDIKKELGILPRSIWAFHCNSGSCNGCDIEIVALLTPRYDIERFGMKLVGTPRHADALLVTGPVTKYMTDRLRRIYAQMPNPKVVIVVGNCGASGDVFYKSYNLDGPVDQILPVDVYVHGCPPRPEAIIDGVAKAILKLEEKREELLKTGGATNA; encoded by the coding sequence ATGTTTAAGGTGGATATAAAGAAGGAACTAGGAATCCTGCCCAGATCGATTTGGGCGTTTCACTGCAACAGCGGATCCTGCAACGGTTGCGACATAGAGATAGTAGCTCTTCTTACACCGAGGTATGACATAGAACGTTTCGGGATGAAGCTGGTCGGCACCCCCAGGCATGCCGATGCGCTTTTGGTAACTGGCCCTGTGACGAAGTACATGACGGATCGTCTCAGGAGGATTTATGCCCAGATGCCAAATCCGAAGGTCGTCATAGTCGTAGGCAACTGCGGTGCATCGGGCGATGTATTCTATAAGTCGTACAACCTGGACGGACCTGTCGATCAGATACTTCCCGTTGACGTATACGTCCATGGTTGTCCGCCAAGGCCTGAGGCCATCATAGATGGCGTGGCAAAGGCCATCTTAAAGCTCGAGGAAAAAAGAGAGGAACTTTTAAAGACTGGAGGCGCCACAAATGCATAA